The sequence below is a genomic window from Brettanomyces bruxellensis chromosome 9, complete sequence.
CTGACTTCTCTCTTGCGTCTAGGTGTTGCTGAATTTGCCACGTCATCGGACATTTTAAGACCAATAATTGTTTGACCCGTTCCATCGCTGTTAGCATCTGTAGCAGACCCATCCGGGTTGGGTTGAACTGAAAGGGTGGATACGGAACCACCCGGCGTTGTGGTAAAGCTAGGAATAGATCCCATCAATCCGTTGATACTTCCAACACTTGGCAAACGTGCTGGAAGCTGCGGAACAAATCCTGTATTAGCATTTCCCCCCCTTAGCAAAGACGTGTCATCAGCGTTGAtaccttctttttccgcATAATATGTCTGCCCTAACTGAACTGCCTGCCTTTGATGCTGTTGCCGCTGTTTCTGGTGTTGAGGTTGAATACCCTGCGATTGGCGTGATGACGAATTTGGCAACATTTGGGATGTCTGTGGCCTAACACCTTGGGCAGAATCTGCCAATGCTGGTATATTAAAGTAAGGTGATGTTGCACTACCTGGGGTAACTCCAGCTCCTAAAAGGGCCGACCAAATACCTGGGGTCCCAGGCAATGATCCTCCACCAGGTGTCAGCATTCCTACCAGCGGTGGAAGTACGCTGGTCGGCGGTAATCTTCTACTTCCACCTGGTGTTAATATTGGCGGCGAAATAGATTGCGGAAATACTTGCTGTGTTATGCCATTTTGATTCGTTCTTGTTGCATGACTCTGCAAAAAGGAAGACGACGTTCCTTGGTTGGAGTTTTGTCCTCGAACGCGACTATTGCCTTTAACCTTATTTTGAGCGAAAGATTGCTCGAAAGGGTTAGGCTCCAAATCTAATGTCTTCTTAGATGACGTTGAATTCTCCCTCGCTGAAGAACCAGAATGCACCTTTGCTGAAAGATCACCAATGGACTTGGCTGTTTTATCTGCAGCTGAGGCACCTGAGGATGATGTCATAATGACTCAACACCTAATTATTTCGCTTATTTAGATGCTTTTGGAAGtgtgcgaaaaaaaaaacgacACCAAAGTTATatatgatattttttgtagCGTTTACCTAGTTATCTATGTATGTTTGAACTGATATGGGAACAAATGCTTGAAGTGTTGTTGTTCAAATTTATTATCAACATGTTCATTTTAGACCGGCAGAGAGAAGGAAGCATTGGGTGAGGGAAGGGGGAGAAAAaacgggaaaaaaaaaaacgtttatttccatttttaatttttgggAAAACGGAAAATTAATTCAACGGCAAAAAGTCCATTATTCGGCTACAGGAAATAAATTATCTTGTGGTGCTTCAAAAAGAACCcccaagaaaagaaataaatgtgTGCCAATTAATCCTTGGACACACTCACCTTTTGTGGATGTCGTGATCACCATACGTATGATAGATAATCTAGAAACAATTTGATTGAGGCTTCTTCAACAGATGTTCCTTCATTCACACCGATTTTTGTGACCAAAATCTTTCCAAGTTGTGTAGCAGCTAAACTGTACTATCATCAGATGCTTTGGGTTTTGTAACATTGAAAAGGAGGCTTAGATACATCAACtgcttatttttctctgACAAGTTTTTAACTTCtctcaaataaaaatggcGACAGATTAATGATCCATTTAATAAAGTTTCATTATGCTGAACCCGAGGACTCCTCCAGCGATTTTTGGTTTAAATCTTTacagaagaggaaaacTCATCTCCGCATATTAATTAATTAGCAATGTTGCCTGTATCATCCAATCCTTATCGACATGTcccccatttttttttttttttttttttcttatcgaAAAATTGAACTGTTCTTTCATCACTTCTTTTATATAATAAAGCTGGTTTGTTGAGCGGTACATAGTCAAGGCAATTCGGAAGAAGTCTGTTACATAAATGATTCAAAGTTTCTTAATTGCGTTTTTAGGACTGTTAAGCACGATTAGTTCTGCTTCCGTACCCTACACTTCGAGACACGAACCTGGCTACTGTGCCTTGTATGGCATAGGGGGCAAAGAAACATTCATAGATATTCCGGAACCTAACAATGTACCAGCTCAAAAACTTACTGCGTCGGAGATCGATGAAATTGTGGGTATATGCGGTGATTCGTGGAAAAATGTCGACACAACTTGCTGTGACATAGAACAAATTCATCAACTTAAACAAAATCTAGACAAAGTACGACCTTTAATCTCATCATGCCCAGCATGCCAGGAGAACTTTTTCCAGCTGTTTTGCCATTTTACTTGTTCACAAAATCAATCAACCTTTGTTAACGTTACAAAAGTAGGAACTTCGTTAACAGGCAATTATATTGTTGACGAACTTGATTTTTATATAGACGATGAAGAATTTTCTCCAACGTTCTATGATTCCTGCAAAAGTATCAAATTTGGTGCTACAAATGGTTATGCCATGGATTTAATTGGAGGTGGGGCCAGAAATTATACGGAGTTTTTAAAGTTTTTAGGCGATAAGAAGCCAATGCTTGGAGGTTCTCCTTTTCAGATTAACTTCAAatataaatcaaattctGGCATGAAACCTTTGAAAGTATCGTCGCATCGCTGCGATGACAAAGATCCAAAATTTCGATGTTCATGTTCTGACTGTTCCAAAGTTTGTCCTGAATTATCACCTTTGAAGAGAGATCGGCGGTGCACGATTGAGGGCTTACCATGTCTTTCTTTCACCGTATTAATATGCTACTTTGGTGTTGCAGTTTTCTatgttttcatctttttattGGTCAACAAACGGAATGATGAGTTGTTTAAGTTATTTCAAAGGGGTGCACCCCTGCTAACTGAAGACAGTTCTTCActagaagatgaaaatcaAGACCGAAATGCTTGTCACGATATCGATAACTCGCTGGAAGTAGACCCAAAATTTGGCATCAAAACATATAGCATTAATGATAACCTTGAACAAGTTTTTTATAAACTTGGGTTTACTTGCTCTAATCATCCTTGTATTATTGTTGGACTTTCTATATTAATTGCAGCAATATTAAGTGCATTTATGTTAACTCTTGAAATTGAGACAGATCCGGTTAATTTATGGGTTAGCCCAAAGGCCGCAGCTTTTAAACAAAAACAGATATTTGATTCGGAATTTGGCCCTTTTTACAGAACGGAGCAGCTTTTTGTTTCGAATGCCACTAAAGAgagcatttttcaaaattatgAATTCATCCAATGGTGGTTTTccaaggaaaaggaaatacaAGAAATAGCCGTGAGAACTAGTTCTGACTCTGAGGTTAAATATTCGGACCTTTGTCTAAAGCCTACAGGAAGTGCGTGCGTTTTAGAATCATTTACACAATATTTTCAGGGCGACATTCGATTTTTACCTAAAACGTCGtggaagcaaaaaatacaatCATGTGCAGTATCACCAGTTAATTGTCTCCCGCCTTTCCAGCAACCTCTttcgtcgtcccttcttTTTGGTACTAATGAGAGCAATGCGGTTCTAGATGCACCGGCGTTTGTTATTACCTTAGTATCTAATAATGACGCCGACCCAAACAGTGATTATATCCGGTCGGCAGCTGCATGGGAAAAACAGTTTGAAAGATACGTTTCTACAACACTCATTCCGGAAGCACGGAAATGGAATGTGAACATTTCATATAGTTCTGAAATTTCGGTCCAAATGGaattaaataaatctaGCAACACGGATGCACGCATAattattctttcttatcttgcTATGTTTGCTTATATATCACTTTCCCTTGGTGGATCCGGGGTTGGGAAATTTCTCGGAGGGGATAAGAATTCTACGGGCATACACGATTTCCTAAAACAAGTACTACTAAAAACCAGGTTTGGTTTAGGGCTCTCTGGAATTTTCATTGTTCTCTTATCGGTTATGTCATCAGTAGGAATCTGCAGTATGTTTCATCTTAAATCTACGTTGATTATCGCTGAGGTGATACCATTCCTAGTCCTAGCAATTGGCGTCGATAACATCTTTCTTATTTACAACGAACTTTGCGAGGTAGACTGTTCCACCAAAGGCTTGAATTTATCAGTGGAAAGACGCGTGGCTCAAACATTGTCAAATGTTGGACCTAGCATTTTACTTAGTGCATCTTGTGAATTGTGTTGTTTTATACTAGCAAGCTTTGTTGATATGCCAGCAGTTCGAAATTTTGCAATATATTCCTCATTGGCTATTTTAATTAACACCATCCTTCAGTTGACTGCCTTTATTTCAATTCTGACTTTAGACCAAAAACGGATTGAAGATAATCGCTTGGActtatttccttttgtaAAAATTGGCCAAGGCCCTGACAATGCCCTCGAAACAAGTTCCTTGATGGAGCCTAGTGATCAGCAAAACTCAGAAGAGTCATCTAATAAGGGTCGGTCGACGGGAGGTGTTCTTCAAACATTGCTTTCCAAGTATTTGGCTCCAGCAATTTTTCATAATTCTCATCCTAAAGCTATCctagcatttttttttacatgGTTTACAGCTTCTTTATGCATTCTTCCGAGTATAAAACTTGGGCTAGATCAAAGATTAGCAATGCCTCAAGATTCACATTTGgttgaatattttgatgatatGTACAAATATCTCAATGTTGGACCTCCAATATATTGGGTTGTTGATGGGGTTAATGCAAGCTCTAGAGATGGTCAAAGAAGCCTTTGTGGACGATTTACAACGTGTAATTCAACGTCGCTTGTTAATATTTTGCAACAGGAGTATAAACGAAGCAATGAGAGTACAATTGCACAGCCGGTTGCTAGTTGGGTTgatgattttcttttgtggCTTAATCCAGACTTAGCATCATGCTGTCggataaaaaaatcgaCTAGCGGAGGTGGCTTTGCAGAGCATGATGGTAAAGACTTCTGTCAGCCGTGGCAATCATCTCGTCAGTGTCAAACATGCTTCAAAGATCATGAGTGGAAATTTGATATGAGTGGTTTTCCAGAAGGTAATGAGTTTAATACTTATCTGGCGGAATGGATACAATCTCCATCTGATATGTGTGCTCTAGGAGGTAAAGCTCCTTACTCTAGTTCTCTATCTTTTAAGAATGGAAATGTTTTTCGTTCTACATTCAGAAATTCACACAATCAATTACATTCGCAAGATGACTTTATTAATGCTTATCATCATTCACTTAGAATCACAAAAGAGATCAAAGAGGAACAGCCCAATCTTGATGTGTTTGCATATTCCccattttatattttctttgttcaGTATGAAACAATTGTTTCACTTTCTGTGCGACTCATAGCTGTGGGACTTGCAGTTGTCTTTAGTCTCTCCAGCTTTTTATTAGGATGTCCAAAGAACGGTATGATATTGACTGTCTCTGCCCTATTTATACTTGTTGATGTTGCTGCATCCATGGCCATTTTTAATGTTTCCCTCAATGCGGTTTCTTTAGTGAACTTGATGATTTGTCTTGGTTTGGCTGTGGAATTTTCTGTCCACATGATAAGATATTTCAACTTTTGCACTAAGACGATTATTCATAAAAATGATCATAACATTTTAAGAGGAACCACGGCAAGAGCGTATTCATCTCTTTGCTTTATTGGTGGCGCCACTTTAAGTGGCATCACACTGACGAAATTGATTGGCATTTCGGTTCTTGGATTTACGAGAtctaaaatatttcagGTATACTATTTTAGGATGTGGCTTTCcctaataataatatcatctTTACATGctttgatatttcttccagCAGTACTCGGACTATTTGGTTCTGGAGATGCGTTCAGAAGCTCCAAACTCTCTGTTAGGAACAATATCGAAATTCGGGAATGACCATTTATTTACGAAAAGACTTAAAACACATATTATATACTTTATTCTTGTAATTAAGAACTTATTTAACTtaaataaagatgaaaaaaaaataataataagaaagatAGTAACCTGATCTCCaccaaaaaagaagatatataCTGGGATGTGACTGATCAGATCAAGTGATCACTGTTGGGGTTTCTGTGTTGATCAACTTTTTGAGTTGCAAAAACTGCAAAACTTCCCGCATTGTCTTTCCAAGATATTTTGCGGTCGGGGTATCCAAGACAGCATCTGAAGTATCAGCTGCATGCTTTTCTAAGTAGAGTCTAATAGTTGCACCGGCTGATCCTGTTCCAGATAATCTGAGAACAAAACGTGCACCAGAGTCAAGCTTGACAACAAGACCTTGATGGTCCGAGACAGAACCATCAAGATCGGTGTAAGAAAAGTCCGATGCATTTGTAACTTTAGCCGATCCTATCGAACTTCCAATGAATCCAGAATCAGAAATTTTAGAGCCGAGAGCATTCATGACACTTTCCCCGGCCTCCTTCGAAAGTCCTTCAAAGTCGTATCTGGTAAAAAACGTTCTTCCATATTTCTTCCAGAAAGCATGCTGAACGTTAGCAATAGTTGGTTCGACATCAGGATTTGTTTCCGAGAAGTATGCTAAAAGATTCCACCATGCCATTATTGCCCACAAACCATCTTTCTCTCTGATATGATCTGATCCAGTACCAAAAGACTCTTCTCCACAGATAGACAACTTCTTTGCATCAAATAGTGCACAGAAAAACTTCCATCCAGTCGGAACTTCATAAAAGTTTAAGTGCTTGTCCTCAGCAACAAGATCAATCGCACCGGAAGTTGGCATTGATCTAGCTAAGCCCCTAATACCAGTCTTCTTAAAGTATGGAATGCAGTCAGCAGCATGCTCTGCGATAATAGCAACGGAATCACCAGGCGAAACAAATGCATTGGCGCCATAAATCATATTTCTGTCTCCATCACCATCGGATGCACAACCAAAAGAGATATTATCTTGGTCCACACGATCAACAAGCGAACGAGCATAAGTCAAGTTTGGATCCGGATGCTTTCCGCCAAAATCAGGTAATGGAACACAATTTTGGATCCATGTATCAGGCAAGCCTAGCTCATCAACGAAAATTGCTTTTCCATAGATACCCGTAACACCATTAAGACCGTCAAACACAAACGTAAAGCCCTTCGGTAGACGTTCTTTTATAAAACGCTTAAtcaaatcaaaatcaaatatcTGCTTTAACATCTTGACGTATTCGGCTGTCGAATCAACAACTTCAACCACCAACGAGCCATACAACTTCGTGCCGACATTGGACAGATCAAGATCGGGcaaatttttgatgataCTATATGAGGAAAGTTTCTTGGAAATCTCCCAAATCTTATTTGTCACAGGCTCAGGTGCTGGGCCACCATTAGATAGATTGTATTTAATACCGCAATCCTTATCGGATCCACCTGGATTATGGGAAGCAGTAAGAATAATACCTCCATCAACAGTCTTACCTTGCTCATTGTACAAACGAATCAAATGTGACGTTGCAGGTGTGGACAACAAACCATTGTGACCGATGACCAACTTCTTAATACCATTAGCTGCACCTATCTTCGCAATCAAGTTGAGAAAATGATCGTTATAATATCGTCCATCACCTCCAACAACAAGGGTCTTTCCAGATGGCCCGCCAGGCAttgcagaaaaaatagactGGAGAAAGTTCTCAGTGTAATTCTTTTCCTGAAAAACTTTGGTACGTTTCCGAAGACCCGAAGTTCCAGGCTTCTGATCTTCGTATGGGACTGTGTCAACTTTTGTAATTGTAAATTCCATGATTTGCTGATTTATAAAAACAAGTAACCAAACAAAGCTCAAGTTTATattaaaataatattgCGTTCTGTGAATGCAATATCTTACACAACTATGTAAATATTCCTTtcaaaaattatattttgtaGTGTCAACGTAAATTAAAGgaatttatatactttaCCCCGTGAAGAACACGGGGCAGCCTTTCAAGTAATTGTGATTCTTCGGGAGGCAGCAGCATCCCCACATTATTGTTCTTCACTGatgagcaaaaaaaatttaaactGTGAGAGAACATTGTTAGTCCGGTTTTCTAGCATCCGCGACCTATTGTTCTTAATGCTAGTGACCCCTTGTTAGGAGCAGCCGCGGataattattattcaaattcCCTCTTGGTATTCTTCCTTTTGATTCGAAATTATTAATTAGAAAATGTGGAGAGATGAGTTTTTTGATTGTCTGCCTTTCAGACCTGATTAGATGGTATTATAATAGTGTATAAAAGTAACAcggaaaatgatgaaacaaaattttAACTTTGAATTATTCGTGATCAAATACAGGCTTCCTGCAGAATTACCGGAGAAGTCCATTGCTCTACAAATATGTAGTTAGCATATATTTCAATACAGACGTGCAGGCTAAATGAACATTCCCCTTGTCAGCGGTAAGTTTCGAGTAGCTGCAATATCATTAGGCCTAGTGCagtgttatttttttgaagtaa
It includes:
- the PGM2 gene encoding Phosphoglucomutase-2, encoding MEFTITKVDTVPYEDQKPGTSGLRKRTKVFQEKNYTENFLQSIFSAMPGGPSGKTLVVGGDGRYYNDHFLNLIAKIGAANGIKKLVIGHNGLLSTPATSHLIRLYNEQGKTVDGGIILTASHNPGGSDKDCGIKYNLSNGGPAPEPVTNKIWEISKKLSSYSIIKNLPDLDLSNVGTKLYGSLVVEVVDSTAEYVKMLKQIFDFDLIKRFIKERLPKGFTFVFDGLNGVTGIYGKAIFVDELGLPDTWIQNCVPLPDFGGKHPDPNLTYARSLVDRVDQDNISFGCASDGDGDRNMIYGANAFVSPGDSVAIIAEHAADCIPYFKKTGIRGLARSMPTSGAIDLVAEDKHLNFYEVPTGWKFFCALFDAKKLSICGEESFGTGSDHIREKDGLWAIMAWWNLLAYFSETNPDVEPTIANVQHAFWKKYGRTFFTRYDFEGLSKEAGESVMNALGSKISDSGFIGSSIGSAKVTNASDFSYTDLDGSVSDHQGLVVKLDSGARFVLRLSGTGSAGATIRLYLEKHAADTSDAVLDTPTAKYLGKTMREVLQFLQLKKLINTETPTVIT
- a CDS encoding uncharacterized protein (SECRETED:SignalP(1-19)), which gives rise to MIQSFLIAFLGLLSTISSASVPYTSRHEPGYCALYGIGGKETFIDIPEPNNVPAQKLTASEIDEIVGICGDSWKNVDTTCCDIEQIHQLKQNLDKVRPLISSCPACQENFFQLFCHFTCSQNQSTFVNVTKVGTSLTGNYIVDELDFYIDDEEFSPTFYDSCKSIKFGATNGYAMDLIGGGARNYTEFLKFLGDKKPMLGGSPFQINFKYKSNSGMKPLKVSSHRCDDKDPKFRCSCSDCSKVCPELSPLKRDRRCTIEGLPCLSFTVLICYFGVAVFYVFIFLLVNKRNDELFKLFQRGAPLLTEDSSSLEDENQDRNACHDIDNSLEVDPKFGIKTYSINDNLEQVFYKLGFTCSNHPCIIVGLSILIAAILSAFMLTLEIETDPVNLWVSPKAAAFKQKQIFDSEFGPFYRTEQLFVSNATKESIFQNYEFIQWWFSKEKEIQEIAVRTSSDSEVKYSDLCLKPTGSACVLESFTQYFQGDIRFLPKTSWKQKIQSCAVSPVNCLPPFQQPLSSSLLFGTNESNAVLDAPAFVITLVSNNDADPNSDYIRSAAAWEKQFERYVSTTLIPEARKWNVNISYSSEISVQMELNKSSNTDARIIILSYLAMFAYISLSLGGSGVGKFLGGDKNSTGIHDFLKQVLLKTRFGLGLSGIFIVLLSVMSSVGICSMFHLKSTLIIAEVIPFLVLAIGVDNIFLIYNELCEVDCSTKGLNLSVERRVAQTLSNVGPSILLSASCELCCFILASFVDMPAVRNFAIYSSLAILINTILQLTAFISILTLDQKRIEDNRLDLFPFVKIGQGPDNALETSSLMEPSDQQNSEESSNKGRSTGGVLQTLLSKYLAPAIFHNSHPKAILAFFFTWFTASLCILPSIKLGLDQRLAMPQDSHLVEYFDDMYKYLNVGPPIYWVVDGVNASSRDGQRSLCGRFTTCNSTSLVNILQQEYKRSNESTIAQPVASWVDDFLLWLNPDLASCCRIKKSTSGGGFAEHDGKDFCQPWQSSRQCQTCFKDHEWKFDMSGFPEGNEFNTYLAEWIQSPSDMCALGGKAPYSSSLSFKNGNVFRSTFRNSHNQLHSQDDFINAYHHSLRITKEIKEEQPNLDVFAYSPFYIFFVQYETIVSLSVRLIAVGLAVVFSLSSFLLGCPKNGMILTVSALFILVDVAASMAIFNVSLNAVSLVNLMICLGLAVEFSVHMIRYFNFCTKTIIHKNDHNILRGTTARAYSSLCFIGGATLSGITLTKLIGISVLGFTRSKIFQVYYFRMWLSLIIISSLHALIFLPAVLGLFGSGDAFRSSKLSVRNNIEIRE